Proteins encoded by one window of Modestobacter marinus:
- the rpmG gene encoding 50S ribosomal protein L33: MAATDVRPKITLACQECKNRNYITRKNRRNDPDRIELKKYCPTDRKHTVHRETR, from the coding sequence ATGGCAGCCACCGACGTTCGTCCGAAGATCACCCTGGCCTGCCAGGAGTGCAAGAACCGCAACTACATCACCCGCAAGAACCGGCGGAACGACCCCGACCGGATCGAGCTGAAGAAGTACTGCCCCACCGACCGGAAGCACACGGTCCACCGCGAGACGCGCTGA